A section of the Pimelobacter simplex genome encodes:
- a CDS encoding PspC domain-containing protein codes for MNAPTDTASGPTGPNGEPREPREPGDTGPRVTRDEVRDLARLRRSRDDRKVAGVAAGVARHLDIDPLLVRVAFVVLTFFGGGGLILYAVGWLLVPEEGTEDTVIRLDEGVRTAALVVAGVVAVAAVIGDTVGGPDFPWPLMAAGLVLIVVLGGRNAAKSGRTHPWLRTGPPVPPPPPPAPGTAGYPATYSSYRPTPPPPPRRPANPRKRGPLLFPFTFALTALAVGIVATIDLAGADVLPSVYPATVLGVVGVMLLVGAFYGRAGGLILIGLVAAVATAATATVDRLEMGQTKPVLTESSQLKPSYELGVGEIVIDLRKVKDLDALNGRTLDLDLDVGHIEVIVPKEGLTIEATGDVDAGEVLMFGKNQGNEGRGGHLTRPDDPTLTVDAQLKLGQIEFRSAA; via the coding sequence ATGAACGCACCGACCGACACCGCATCCGGGCCCACCGGCCCGAACGGCGAGCCCCGCGAACCGCGCGAACCCGGCGACACCGGACCGCGCGTGACCCGCGACGAGGTCCGGGACCTGGCCCGGCTGCGCCGCAGCCGCGACGACCGCAAGGTGGCCGGCGTGGCCGCCGGCGTGGCCCGGCACCTCGACATCGACCCGCTGCTGGTGCGCGTGGCGTTCGTGGTCCTCACGTTCTTCGGTGGCGGCGGCCTCATCCTGTACGCCGTCGGCTGGCTCCTGGTCCCCGAGGAGGGCACCGAGGACACGGTGATCCGCCTCGACGAGGGCGTGCGCACGGCAGCCCTGGTGGTGGCCGGCGTGGTCGCGGTCGCCGCCGTCATCGGCGACACCGTCGGCGGACCGGACTTCCCCTGGCCCCTGATGGCGGCCGGCCTGGTGCTCATCGTGGTGCTCGGCGGGCGCAACGCCGCCAAGTCCGGGCGCACCCACCCCTGGCTGCGCACCGGACCGCCGGTGCCGCCGCCTCCCCCGCCGGCCCCGGGGACGGCCGGCTACCCGGCGACCTACTCGTCGTACCGGCCGACGCCGCCGCCCCCGCCGCGGCGCCCGGCGAACCCCCGCAAGCGCGGCCCGCTGCTCTTCCCCTTCACCTTCGCGCTCACCGCGCTCGCGGTCGGGATCGTCGCCACGATCGACCTGGCCGGCGCGGACGTGCTGCCGTCGGTCTACCCGGCCACCGTGCTCGGCGTCGTCGGCGTGATGCTCCTCGTCGGCGCCTTCTACGGCCGGGCGGGCGGGCTCATCCTGATCGGGCTGGTCGCCGCCGTCGCCACGGCCGCCACCGCCACCGTCGACCGGCTCGAGATGGGCCAGACCAAGCCCGTGCTGACCGAGTCCTCGCAGCTGAAGCCGTCGTACGAGCTCGGGGTCGGCGAGATCGTCATCGACCTGCGCAAGGTCAAGGACCTCGACGCCTTGAACGGCCGCACCCTCGACCTCGACCTGGACGTCGGTCACATCGAGGTGATCGTGCCCAAGGAGGGCCTGACCATCGAGGCCACCGGCGACGTGGACGCCGGCGAGGTGCTCATGTTCGGCAAGAACCAGGGCAACGAGGGCCGCGGCGGCCACCTGACCCGCCCCGACGACCCCACCCTGACCGTGGACGC